One Nerophis ophidion isolate RoL-2023_Sa linkage group LG23, RoL_Noph_v1.0, whole genome shotgun sequence genomic window carries:
- the polr2f gene encoding DNA-directed RNA polymerases I, II, and III subunit RPABC2 — protein sequence MSDNEDNFDDGDFDDAEEDEGLDDLVNAEDEDQENVQILPAREGQQANQKRITTQYMTKYERARVLGTRALQIAMCAPVMVELEGETDPLQIAMKELKCGKIPIIIRRYLPDGSYEDWGCDELIISD from the exons CTTCGATGACGGAGATTTTGACGACGCCGAAGAGGATGAGGGATTAGATGACCTGGTTAATGCGGAAGAT GAGGATCAAGAGAATGTGCAAATCCTACCGGCCCGGGAGGGCCAGCAAGCCAACCAGAAGAGAATAACAACACAATACATGACCAAATATGAGCGAGCCAGAGTTTTGGGCACCAGAGCTCTCCAGATAGC GATGTGTGCACCTGTCATGGTGGAGCTGGAAGGAGAGACGGACCCCTTACAAATCGCCATGAAGGAGCTTAA GTGCGGCAAGATCCCCATCATCATCCGCAGGTATCTTCCAGATGGGAGCTACGAGGACTGGGGCTGCGACGAGCTCATCATAAGCGATTGA